The genomic stretch GTGCAGGGCTGGCTGTATTACGGCAATCTGCTGGCGGCGATGGCGCGCAGCCCTGGCACGCCGGTGCTGTGGTCCATCCACAACACCAGTTTTGCGCCAGGTCTTGGGGCACTCAAGCTGCGCCTCGTGGATCAGATCTGCGCGCGCTGGCTGGGGCATGTGCCGGCCCGCGTGATCTATTGCGCTGACAGTGCGAGGCGCCTGCATGAGGCGCGCGGCTACGCCCCCGACCGCTCGGTGACGATCCTCAATGGCATCGAGACGACGCGGTTTCGCGATGACCCGGCGTTGCGGGCGGTCGGCCGCGCGCGGCTCGGGCTTGATCCGCGGGCCTGGGTGATCGGCCATTTCGCTCGCTTTGATGCACAGAAGAATTTTCCGCTGGTGCTGGAGGCGATCGCCCGTGCCCGCCCGGCGCTGCCGCCGATCGCCGTTGTGATGGCTGGCCGCGGGGTGGCCGACGCGCCGGCCCTGGCCGGGTTGGTGGCGCGGCACGGACTGGCCGATGTGGTCCGTCTGCTGCCGCCGCTCGACCATATGGAGGAGATTCTGCCCGCCATGGATCTGGTGCTGCTCGGTTCGGGCCATGGCGAGGCGTTGCCCATGATCGCGATCGAGGCGCTGGCCTCTGGGCGGCGTCTGGTGGCGACCGCGGTGGGCGATGTGCCGGCGCTGGGGCTGCCAGCCGAGGCGCTGGTGGCGCCGGGCGATGTGGCGGGCTTTGCGACGGCCATCGTGGCGGTTGCCAACTCTGATGCTTTGACCTGGCGGGAGTTGGGCGCTGATACCCGTGCTCGCTTTGATCTTGGCCGTTGCGTCGCCGCGCATGAGGCGCTGTGGCGCCAGCCTGCCTTGGGTGCCGCAGCCTCCGTTGGGGGCGCCCTTGGGGCCCCGGTTGGCATGGACATGTCTTGATTGATGATTTAGCAGGCGCTGCTTGTGTGGGTTTATTTTTCGTTTTTGTGTGTTGGGTCATTTTGTTGGGTGCCGGCATGTTTTGGGAAGACGCAGCATGAAGGTGGTGATTTTGGCTGGCGGGCTTGGCACGCGTATTTCTGAGGAGAGCCACCTTCGTCCCAAGCCGATGATTGAGATCGGCGGTTATCCGATTTTGTGGCACATCATGAAGATCTACGCCTCGCAGGGGGCGACGGACTTTATCATTTGTGCCGGCTATCGCGGCTATATGATCAAGGAATACTTCGCGAATTACGTGCTGCATCGTTCGGATGTGACGATTGATCTGGCGGCGCATACGGTGGAGTACCACCGCAATTCGGCCGAGCCCTGGCGTGTGACCATCGTGGATACGGGTGCGGAGACCCTGACGGGCGGGCGGCTCAAGCGGATTGGACATTTGCTGACGCCGGGCGAGACCTTTTGCATGACCTATGGCGATGGGGTGGCGGATATTTCGCTGGAGAAGCTGTTGGCGCGGCATCGCGAATTGGGGGCGGCTGCGACGCTGACGGCGGTCAAGCCGCCTGGCCGCTATGGCTCGACGCGGATCGAGCAGGGGATGGTGCGTGAATTCCAGGAAAAGCCGGCGGGTGATGGCGGCTACATCAATGGCGGTTTCTTTGCGCTGGAGCCTTCGGTGCTGGAGACGATTCCGGGTGATCTGACGGCCTGGGAATCGGAGCCGCTGCAAGGTCTGGCGGCTGCGGGCCGGCTGGGCGCCTATCAGCATGACGGGTTCTGGCACGCGATGGACACGCTGCGGGACAAGAACCATCTGGAAGGGCTCTGGCAGGCTGGGCGCGCGCCCTGGAACACCTGGTCCTGAGATGCCCGACGCTGCATTTTGGCGTGGCCGCCGGGTTCTGCTGACGGGCCATACGGGTTTCAAGGGGGCCTGGTGCATGGCCTGGCTGCGGCGCATGGGCGCTGAGGTGACGGGCTATTCGCTGGCGCCGGAAACCGCGCCGAACCTGTCCCGGCTGCTGGGCCTGGTGGATGGCGGGGCATCGGTGCTGGGCGATATCCGTGACGCGGCGGGGCTGGCGGCGGTGGTGGCGCGGGTGCGGCCGCAGCTGGTGTTGCACATGGCGGCGCAGGCGCTGGTGCGGCGCAGCTATGCTGCCCCGCTGGAGACCTTCGAGATCAATGTGCAGGGCACGCTGCGCGTGCTGGAGGCGTTGCGGGGCAGCCCGGGCCTTGAGGCGGTTCTCGTGGTGACCAGCGACAAGGTCTATGAGAATGACGGCAGCGGCCGGTTTTTCATCGAGACGGACCGGCTGGGTGGTTCGGATCCGTATTCGGCCTCCAAGGCGGCGTGCGAGATCGCGACGGCCAGTTTTGCGCGCAGCTTTGGCGGTGAACTGGGTGCGGTGGCGACGGCGCGCGCGGGCAATGTGATTGGCGGTGGCGA from Sediminicoccus sp. KRV36 encodes the following:
- the rfbG gene encoding CDP-glucose 4,6-dehydratase; this encodes MPDAAFWRGRRVLLTGHTGFKGAWCMAWLRRMGAEVTGYSLAPETAPNLSRLLGLVDGGASVLGDIRDAAGLAAVVARVRPQLVLHMAAQALVRRSYAAPLETFEINVQGTLRVLEALRGSPGLEAVLVVTSDKVYENDGSGRFFIETDRLGGSDPYSASKAACEIATASFARSFGGELGAVATARAGNVIGGGDWSADRIVPDLWRAQQAGRPVSLRYPLATRPWQHVLEPIAGYLDFMEALALGLREPTLNFGPPDERPETVSAVAEAFQSAYGARGLGWEQAPGVHLKEAPTLAINAGRAAGLLPWRPRLSAAEAITWTAQWYAAFDAGVDMAAFTAAQIAAYEDRLA
- a CDS encoding glycosyltransferase — translated: MTGTARRRVLHVIPSLEQGGAERLLASLIEAASPDIQHRVVVLFDRVFFRPPGAEILSLNLPGRVGPRLALALPGALRRLRRIQRDWQPDLVQGWLYYGNLLAAMARSPGTPVLWSIHNTSFAPGLGALKLRLVDQICARWLGHVPARVIYCADSARRLHEARGYAPDRSVTILNGIETTRFRDDPALRAVGRARLGLDPRAWVIGHFARFDAQKNFPLVLEAIARARPALPPIAVVMAGRGVADAPALAGLVARHGLADVVRLLPPLDHMEEILPAMDLVLLGSGHGEALPMIAIEALASGRRLVATAVGDVPALGLPAEALVAPGDVAGFATAIVAVANSDALTWRELGADTRARFDLGRCVAAHEALWRQPALGAAASVGGALGAPVGMDMS
- the rfbF gene encoding glucose-1-phosphate cytidylyltransferase; translation: MKVVILAGGLGTRISEESHLRPKPMIEIGGYPILWHIMKIYASQGATDFIICAGYRGYMIKEYFANYVLHRSDVTIDLAAHTVEYHRNSAEPWRVTIVDTGAETLTGGRLKRIGHLLTPGETFCMTYGDGVADISLEKLLARHRELGAAATLTAVKPPGRYGSTRIEQGMVREFQEKPAGDGGYINGGFFALEPSVLETIPGDLTAWESEPLQGLAAAGRLGAYQHDGFWHAMDTLRDKNHLEGLWQAGRAPWNTWS